From the genome of Sinanaerobacter sp. ZZT-01:
TAGGCTTGTTTGGCAATGTTGACGGTGGGGCAATTAAAAATCTTGGGGTTGATATAGCAATTAATTCGGATTATGGTAGTGCTTATGTTGGCGGCTTGATTGGATACAGTATAAGTACAACAATCACAAACTGCTATGCTACAGGTTCTGTCACGGGAGGTGGCGCTGCTAATGTGGGTGGCTTGCTTGGATATAATCAAAGTGACATCATCACAAACTGCTATGCTACAGGTAGTATTAACGGTGGAGGCAGTGCTTTTGTTGGCGGCTTGGTTGGAGGAAGTAGTGGTGCTACAATTAAAAACTGCTATGCCACAGGCGGGATTACTGGCAAAAAAGATGCCTATGTCGGTGGCTTGGTTGGGTGGCTAAAAACCACCTCAATCGCAAACTGCTATGCCACAGGAAATGTAGTCGGTGGACATACTGCCACTGTCGGTGGCTTGCTTGGGTATGGGGAAAGCAACCCAATCAAAAACTGCTATGCTACAGGTGATGTCATTGGCGGATATAGTTCCGCTGTTGGTGGCTTCCTTGGTTGGGTGGTTGGAAGTAGCACGATTACAAACGCATACTGGAATAGTAATGCAAACCAGTCCGTAAATGGAATTGCTAGAACGGATGCAGCCAAACTAGGCATTGGAATTAATACTGACAGTACAACAAAAATGACATCTGCCGACATGAAGGACACAGCCTTTGTTACAACGCTAAACAATAATGGTTCCAGTATTTCAGGAGCCAGCACTTGGGTACCGATTTCTGAAGGTTATCCAACATTTTATGTTCCTCCGATCATAATCACAAAGCCAATTTCAATTGGTACAACTGCCCCTGTTACGGGGGTAGCCGTTGCAGACGGTACAAATACAGTTCCAACAGGTGCAATAGCTCCAGTAATTACTTGGTCTGACGACGGTACATCCTATGCTACTGCAAGCGGCAGCTTTGCAGCAAGCACGGAATACAAAACAAAATATGTGTATACTGCCAGCACAGGGTATGAGTTTGATAGCACAATTGCGGCAAGTGATATAACAGTCACTAATGGGGGCGCAGTAGCAGTCGTGCTTTCTAATGCTAATAAAACACTTACAATAACAGTAACTTGGCCGGAAACAGCAAGTAATGCTTGTGATATTACGGGGTTTAGCTTTGCAAGCCCTACTGTAACAGGGATAATAACAGGAACAAATATTGCTGTTATCGTTCCATATGGTACCATTATTACAAACCTTGTTCCGACCATTTTTATTTCACAAAAATCAACGATTTCACCGATAAGCGGTACAGGAAGAGACTTTACAGATCCTGTTATATATACAGTAACAGCCGAAGACGGAACAAAAAAAGAGTATACAGTAACAGTAACCATAGCGGCCGACCCTGATATTGCAACGGTCAACGATGCTAAAAATGCGGCGGAGAATGCAAGTTATGCAGAGATGAACCAAACGGACGCAATAAGTGAAGAGGCTATCAAAGACGCACTTAAATCAACCGCAACTACAGCGATAAACGATAATGGTGTAACCGTTACAATCAACAAAGTAAACTACACGGAAGCAGTTGCCGGAACGAGCGCAGATCCTGTCGGCACAAATGGTAGCTATGAGTTCACCATAACCGTAAGCAAGGGTAGTCAAACACAAATAACAGAAAAAAAGACCATTACAATTACTGCAACAGCTTTTACAGGTGTAAGTGATGTGGATGCGGTTGCCGCAGCTAAAACCGCTATAAAAGACGACACGATAACTGTAGCATTTGGTGCAGACCAAATTGCGAAAACAGCAGCTGTGCAAAGTTATGTGGACGGATTGCTGACAGGGGATGCTGCCGGAGTAACGGCTACTGTTACGTTTAATAGCGGAACCGGTGAATATGATGTTGTGATTTCAAAAGGAAGCGTTGAGGATTCAGCCATCATTACAATGACAATCACAGAAGATGCCGACCCGGACATTGCAACGGTCAACAATGCTAAAAATGCGGCAGAAAGTGCAACCTATGTAGATATGAACCAAGCAGCGGCAATAAGTGAAGATGCCATCAAAGACGCACTTAAATCAACCGCAACTACTGCGATAAACGATAATGGTGTAACCGTTACAATTAACAAAGTAAGCTACACGGAACCAGTTGCCGGAACGAGTGCAAATCCTGCCGGCACAAATGGTAGCTATGAGTTCACCATAGCCGTAAACAAGGGTAGCCAAACACAAATAACAGAAAAAAGGACAACTACAATTACAGCAACAGCTTTTACCGGTGTAAGTGATATGGATGCGGTTGCCGCAGCAAAAACCGCGATTAAAGACGGCACGATAACTGTAGCATTTGATGCAGGTCAAACAGCGAAAACGGAAGCTGTGCAAAGTTATGTGAATGGATTGCTGACAGATGCTGCTGCCGGAGTAACGGCTACTGTTACGTTTAATAGCGAAACTGGTAACTATGATGTTTCCATTGAAAAAGGAAGCGTTGAGGATTCAACCATCATTACAATGACAATCACAGAAGATGCCGACCCGGACATTGCAACGGTCAACAATGCTAAAAATGCGGCTGAGAATGCAAGTTATGTAGACATGATCCAAGCGGTCGCTACAGATGAAGTTGTTATTCAAGATGCCCTCAAAGCTATAGCAGAAAGTGCAGTGAATAACAATACAATTAACGTAACAGTAACCAAAGAAAGCTACACGGCGCCAACTGCCGGGACGAGCGCAGATCCTGCCGGAACAAATGGGAGTTATGTGTTCAAAATAACGGTTTCAAAGGGAACACAAATACGATTTACCTCGACAAAGACCATCGTTATTGTAGCAACCCCTTATGTGGAAATACCAACTTATAAAATTATAGGGATTGTGCAGGATGGAAGCAGCAGCAATGTTCAGGATGTGGCAGTTAAACTTATGCGTGGCAATAATCAGGTGGGGCTATCGGTTCAAACCGATGCAGATGGCAAATTCACTATTGAGAACGTAGTAAATGGTATTTATAATCTGGTGGTGAGTAAAAATGGTATTACCGTTACTACTCTTGTTGTAGTAAA
Proteins encoded in this window:
- a CDS encoding GLUG motif-containing protein, which gives rise to MKKTKAKKILSLILVVAMTIGLLPQMAMPVFAASETAYSSGVSAGTSSAPVAYTISDEAQLATLATKVNSGTTYQYTTFVLQNDISLNAAWTPIGGTSYAFKGTFDGNNKKITQVKIGSSTTPESTLQYIGLFGNVDGGAIKNLGVDIAINSDYGSAYVGGLIGYSISTTITNCYATGSVTGGGAANVGGLLGYNQSDIITNCYATGSINGGGSAFVGGLVGGSSGATIKNCYATGGITGKKDAYVGGLVGWLKTTSIANCYATGNVVGGHTATVGGLLGYGESNPIKNCYATGDVIGGYSSAVGGFLGWVVGSSTITNAYWNSNANQSVNGIARTDAAKLGIGINTDSTTKMTSADMKDTAFVTTLNNNGSSISGASTWVPISEGYPTFYVPPIIITKPISIGTTAPVTGVAVADGTNTVPTGAIAPVITWSDDGTSYATASGSFAASTEYKTKYVYTASTGYEFDSTIAASDITVTNGGAVAVVLSNANKTLTITVTWPETASNACDITGFSFASPTVTGIITGTNIAVIVPYGTIITNLVPTIFISQKSTISPISGTGRDFTDPVIYTVTAEDGTKKEYTVTVTIAADPDIATVNDAKNAAENASYAEMNQTDAISEEAIKDALKSTATTAINDNGVTVTINKVNYTEAVAGTSADPVGTNGSYEFTITVSKGSQTQITEKKTITITATAFTGVSDVDAVAAAKTAIKDDTITVAFGADQIAKTAAVQSYVDGLLTGDAAGVTATVTFNSGTGEYDVVISKGSVEDSAIITMTITEDADPDIATVNNAKNAAESATYVDMNQAAAISEDAIKDALKSTATTAINDNGVTVTINKVSYTEPVAGTSANPAGTNGSYEFTIAVNKGSQTQITEKRTTTITATAFTGVSDMDAVAAAKTAIKDGTITVAFDAGQTAKTEAVQSYVNGLLTDAAAGVTATVTFNSETGNYDVSIEKGSVEDSTIITMTITEDADPDIATVNNAKNAAENASYVDMIQAVATDEVVIQDALKAIAESAVNNNTINVTVTKESYTAPTAGTSADPAGTNGSYVFKITVSKGTQIRFTSTKTIVIVATPYVEIPTYKIIGIVQDGSSSNVQDVAVKLMRGNNQVGLSVQTDADGKFTIENVVNGIYNLVVSKNGITVTTLVVVNNANNSLENAITLPSGKTNSVVEVKPSTPPIVVGGLDKQFQTTASETDKGVTSIDHDVVTNGGLVEIKFIAEKKDNTATNASDISVTATSDGKTVGIFVDLLVLKTVKDSNGDEISSQSAILTELPNLIEVLIPLDSSLQGKSSYVVYRYHGASVDTITTTAKDGEKVELIDNGTAIKLTVKKFSTYAIAYTTPSNPSNHHSSGSGTSSSVVTPTITAETSNDGKITISNDKKTATITPNDGYVIADVIVNGKSIGATEKYTFTDSNTHKITAVFVKKSALPYYNQENQKIYIGFSAIAGNLYKYVAPTGVTVEFKENPKNFTDNTIAWAKPSIDFVTEREIFLGTAQDQFDPNESMTRAMFVTAIGRLYERSYGSISENGSVSATTSFYDVNANGYYAKYVAWGNENGLIKGVGENLFAPNEKVTREQMAVVMLNFATYLKKTKVVDSSLTYADSTSISSWAIDGAKYCQETKVITGREGGSFIPQGNATRAEVAAVIERFIKTIVE